One Primulina eburnea isolate SZY01 unplaced genomic scaffold, ASM2296580v1 ctg291_ERROPOS436017, whole genome shotgun sequence genomic window carries:
- the LOC140820932 gene encoding uncharacterized protein, whose translation MVSKVVKRTPTKSLKNLKNFTNSRRSRKKSPTKNGTGTASRVVASINKSLSSCHRRLINIFARLACIATPKKTPRKKGYQILQKNPANPPEAVRRALFNEKTSLPPSLYPEKKTIFLDLDETLVHSRTNPPPEKYDFIVRPEIDGEKVEFYVLKRPFVDEFLNFLSQKFEVVVFTAGIEKYASLVLDRLDWRSCISHRLYRDSCKEFDGKLVKDLSEIGRDVSRLVIVDDNPNSYIFQPDNAIPIKPFINDLRDLELKKLINFFEGCDSVEDMRKAVKLYIADQNQEKLV comes from the coding sequence ATGGTGTCCAAGGTTGTAAAGAGAACCCCTACTAAATCCCTCAAGAATCTAAAAAACTTCACTAACAGCCGCCGCAGCCGCAAGAAATCTCCGACCAAAAATGGCACAGGCACCGCCTCTCGGGTGGTTGCTTCCATCAACAAGTCCCTGTCCTCTTGCCACCGCCGCCTCATCAATATTTTTGCTAGACTAGCTTGTATAGCCACCCCCAAGAAAACGCCCCGCAAGAAGGGATACCAAATTCTTCAAAAAAACCCTGCAAATCCCCCGGAGGCCGTCCGTAGAGCCCTCTTCAACGAGAAGACGAGCCTCCCTCCGTCTCTTTACCCTGAGAAAAAGACCATTTTTCTTGATTTAGACGAAACACTGGTGCATTCCAGGACAAACCCTCCTCCGGAGAAGTACGATTTCATAGTCAGGCCTGAGATCGATGGAGAAAAGGTCGAGTTCTACGTGCTCAAGAGGCCATTTGTGGATGAATTCTTGAATTTCTTGAGTCAGAAGTTCGAGGTTGTCGTTTTCACAGCTGGGATCGAGAAATATGCGTCTCTTGTGCTGGATAGGCTTGACTGGAGATCTTGTATATCTCACCGCCTGTACCGGGATTCCTGCAAAGAATTTGATGGCAAGTTGGTAAAAGATCTGTCAGAAATTGGGAGAGATGTTAGCAGGTTGGTGATTGTGGACGACAATCCAAATTCCTACATTTTTCAGCCTGATAATGCGATCCCAATCAAGCCTTTCATCAACGATCTCAGGGATTTGGAACTGAAGAAGTTGATTAATTTCTTCGAAGGGTGTGACTCTGTCGAGGACATGAGAAAAGCTGTGAAGTTGTACATAGCTGATCAGAATCAAGAAAAGCTGGTGTAG